A window of Sinomonas terrae contains these coding sequences:
- a CDS encoding biotin/lipoyl-containing protein — protein sequence MAEVEAEKVEETLESPASGVLAEIVVPEGQTAEVRAVLAYIETA from the coding sequence CTGGCCGAGGTCGAGGCAGAGAAGGTCGAGGAGACCCTCGAGTCCCCCGCCTCCGGAGTGCTCGCCGAAATCGTCGTCCCCGAAGGCCAGACCGCCGAAGTCCGCGCCGTCCTGGCCTACATCGAGACCGCCTGA